The sequence below is a genomic window from Ischnura elegans chromosome 2, ioIscEleg1.1, whole genome shotgun sequence.
CTTCGAATTATTCTGCTGGTCTCGTCCCAAAGGAACATGACAGATGCCATGCACTCGGTGTAAGCCTCGCAAAATCTGTTGCTAAATGTGAAAGATCGTGAAAGGAGAACTTGAGAGTCATAGTTGACATTTATTTGTTGATTTACGtatgaaaatttccatttagCATTACGCAATAGTATTACCCACTGATTACATTCATTTAATAAGttggatttatattattttcatgaaaacttgGTATTTATTTCACAAGATGaataatatcttattttcagTGCATTGTTTGAGATAGTGGAGCTTTGGTTAAAAATCCCCCCTGGAGCATGTCTATACGAAACAAAGAATAGTTTTGCATGGGCCTTGGTATTAGGCATATCTACGTTTATTTTCGCATACTGATCCCCTCGCCCAAAGGTTACGTGATAGTTGACGCTCGTAAACCCGCACTTCTGTGTAAATATGTTAAGAACTGGCGATCACGTCGCGTGGTTGTGACTAGGATAGATATGGGATCTACAGAAATCACAGAACCACGCCTTTTTAAAcggataaaattattaacaagTGTGTTGGATGCCTTTTACGTCGGTATATTTTGAAGCCTATTTCGAGTAGACGTTCTGAAATTGACCCGTGGATAAGTCACCCCTGCGTTATCTTCCTGCAAACATGCTGTGGGTTATCTTCCGTGCCGACTGAATTTAATGCATTGAAGGGGCAGAAAGGGTTTGACCAAGAGGGTgcttaatataagacacggtctcaggcgttattctgtggaattgtttcattgttaaatgaaataaaataaagttattttattccattcaacaAGAGAGTGCTTGCATGCAAATGAACTTGGAGAGGTAATCAATTCACCGTTGGATAATTTTCGGTGCAGTAATTCATAAGGAGCTTATTTAGCTAACATGCTCTTTGATATCAATTTGCTGCTATCTATAAGTAGGTTGTGTTGTGTGCAAAGTAAACCATACGCTATCATCTGCGGTATCAAAAATGTGTTTTGTATGATCAATTCCTCCGGAATTATATGAAATGAtccgtttcattttatttcattgatattcttATCATTTCATAGGGGAGACATTCACTGGGCTTATtaaaattgacaacaaaatagtAGGACCATCCATTTGAATAAATCGATGGAATACTTGATGAATCGTGCAGACTTTTAATCGTAATATTCTCATGCCAGCAAATAgacaatattttaggaaaatgatTGCATTCTTACGCCCCTCATCTGAATTCAAAATCTTATAAATAGTGTAATCAGGGACGAACAACTGTATTTTGTTTTACTACATCtccataattttcaaaactcGACTAGCATCCATTATgcatttgttggaaaaaattctcCTAAGTCTGTTTAAAACTCAAAATAGCATTGTATGTCAACAGGTGAAATGAGAGCAATGAATCATGATGAGAGTGGGATTTTTGAGGCTCGTGTTGGGGTTTTTACATCATCAACTTCCGTAGTGAATAACTAAATGTCAGTGCCCGCTCGTGTATTTCAACGCATCGATCCGACGGAAGTGGTCGCATTTATAGCCACGATTGCGCGATTCGGCGTGGTTGGGAGCATCCGTGGATTTGCTATGATATAATTTGGACGCTCCATCTACGCTCTAGGCCGTTTGGCCAAATTAAGATAGTTAATAATCCAATGGCATTTACTCAAAAAAAGCAAAACTATGTTTCCGATTTTCAATGACACAACCAGCAAGCTTTTCGTCTAAAATATAATTGCGGGAGAGAAAGCTCTcgacaattgctgctctctatttTATGCTCCgcattaaatgaaaaacaattaaGCTAGCATAAAAACGCTATGACCTtaggattgaaaataaaatcgttatGTGCGATTTTATTAAGGCGCTATAAAATCAGGTTTACACATCCAAAGCTCAATCGCTTTATCTCAGGACCCAAAGTCCAAGAATTactaattatgtaaaaaatagtgGTGAGGTTTTACATTATCTATTacgttttaaaacaaaaaaatttcaggCCGAAGGGTTGATAATAAGATGAAAAGAAACGATGATTTGCATGGTAAAGCACTATGGTATACAACATAAATGTAAACTCTGAGGAAGTATTGGAATAATCTAATGTCTCCGTCGTGAATTAGATGGACAGTAATGGCCATGATGGTCATTTTGTGAAattatgcaattttaattttaatccatggATACCAAAAAGGGAAACTCGATCGCTATGGTAGTTTATTGTAAAGATAAAACCAGTGATGACGTGATAGTTTCCATTTCTGATTGATATTCACATAATTACTGAGTGCAGGATAATATCAGCGAGGGACATATACGTAGGAGGTACCAATTTGAAGAGCGCACGTTTTCCAGAATTTTCTCTTCAGCAAATGTTCTTGGTTTCCCCCGtctaattgtataaaatttttgttttgttgctCTGATTTTCGACGCATatctttgaatttaatttcagCGGTGTCCAAAGTGGTGTTTACTAGACCATACTCCACTCGCGTGGATGAAGTAACTCAAGCCTTTCCTCCAGAAAATCCATAATGGGCGTTGGTAAGAAAAGCGATACCATCTATGGCTCTGTACACGAGTGATAAGGATTTGCGAGCGAGGACCTCGTCGTAATGACCGCCAAGGTATCCGTGTGAATATCAAATGTACTCACTAACAGTTTAACCGTCAATAAACTACCCTCTGCTGGCATTACAGATATAAAATATCGTATCATTTCATCGAtaggtgtaataaaaatattctccgcACCAAATGCGACCATTGGCTGCAGTTGTATGAAAGCTTAGTGGAAAATCTCTAAAGACCTTAAATAGTGCAAATTAACTTGGAGAAATATCTGCTGTAGaacttaattttgtattttaaattcgttatttatttgtttccatcCCAATTTGAGAAACGGCATGAGGGTCTCGTGGCTGATAAAAAATTATCCAGTCATTCGGTGTGTTATAGGCGACGTGGGGAATGAGTGAGCTGTGTGAGTTCAAAttagtggacgtgaaaatggccaATAAACGCACATCCTCAAGAAATACTTGCAGCGACCAATGCTTGTAAAAATACAGTTAGTGACcttagtgaaaatttcaaaaaattgcatttgcaGTTGCAGATTATCATGAGGTCCTCCAATggagtaagaaaatttttaactttcgACTGAAAATGCCTCAAATGAGAATATGATGTGTGTGTTCTGTTCTTGAAACGGTTTggcaaaatttcataaaaatatcggTGATATTGAACTTAGTCACTAAATTATTTTATCCTGCCATCCTTTCATTGCTCTTTGATGAGAGCAGTTCTAAGTCCATAATGTTATAGTAATATGATAGTAATAAGtttaatgaatgaatatgattgaGTTACATGGACGTAGAAAGAGAGCACGCTTAAGTCATTAaaacaagcaatattttttaacaatcgATTTGTGACGCACAGGTTCATCAAGCCCTCTTGTCGGTTGATGATTGTgaattaaagaattaaaatagagaaatatgTTCTTACTGTACCACTGCAGATAGACCTTAAGGTTAAGGGCATTCACTGTCTGTGTTAATAATTTTCTCGCCTTTCTATCCTAATTATAATATACCTTTCcaatgtttaatatttaataataatagaaataataaatgtatttatccTTGACATCAGCAGTacaagaattttttatatttcaaatagaaATGGATGATATAGAAATCCCTTTAAGGCATTGCCTGAATTGGGTTGCCtcaaaatttattacaataagaattgaaaaaaaataaatcaacttaGACAGTGATACaaactattaataaatttatggaagataacaatttgttttttattataagcTTGTCGTTCAAGAAAAATACATTTGGTATTAATTAtactattaacaaaaaaattatctggaTTTTCGCACTAAATAACCAAGTTTTTACTCTTATCAGAGAAGATGTAAAAGTATTACAATATCTAATAATATCTAACAATTCAGGAAATAATATCAGCCCTTCGTGAATAAATGAGCTTTTGAAAAGGGTTTTATGTGGCTTGGGCAAAATAAGCATATTTGTAGATCTCAAGTTTATTCTTTGGTTTTTGATCCTTCTTTGGGTTTATCACCGGaggtaaaataatttcaatacttctAAAACGTAAAGATGGCGCTAAGGCAACGACTGTGAATCAACAAACATGATTAAGGACGGTTTAATTTGGCATTTTCTAGCTGTCAGTCCCACCATTGCTCATTGGAGAATCAGCATCGGACTAAGCGAATTTTTATAGGCACCTCCCCTGCAGATTATTCCGCAGTTAAATTTGATTGCAGTCATGCATTATAGTTTAGAAATAGATCTAATTAATCATggggaaaatttatttcctaaaaatatccttcgtccagATCGATGGTAGTAGCCATAGttcaatatattttctcactACATTGCTAATGGAACGATCACGTTTAAGATTCTGAGGCGAGTTACTCTTGAGTTTCAAATGTCATGGAATCTTTTCCCACATATTGCTATACTTTTTGCCTCAATACTCAAGTAAGTAATGGAATTTATCTTCAAGTGGTATGTATTATCGCAAATCCATATTTGTTCATTGCtgtcataaaaatatatgttttactCTTTATATTCACGGCCTTTTTTCTGAAAAGCGCTTGAATATCTTTTGTCTAGTAGCATTAAATTATAAAAGGTTTTAAGGATATAATAGTCgttcacgagaaaaaaaattgtgccaCTTAGAATTTCTCCTTACAGGTTAAATAAGGGCTTTAAATAAGATTAAAATACTTAGTAATTATTATTCttgttgtatttaaaataaaatgaaccttGAGCCTTTAATTAACACTTTTGTTACATCCATTCAATCccagtttcccaaaatttgagCAATATTTTACTTACCTCTCCTACCGTGCGTGTATACTCTTCGGACACAAGAAGATGCTTTCAATATATcgcatatatttttgaatttattaattgcCCTTCCCTGTGGTCTACAATATTCTTAAGGCCACCATGTTACCTGCCAGTACCTAGTATACTCTATAACCAAGCCTAGAGCATACGACCTGTAAGCCGGCCGTCCATCCGCCTTCATTTTCCCAAATTAACACCTATCCGCCTCAACTCGAGTGCTCCGTGCGTTGTCCATCCCTCGTGTGCCCTCCGACCTTCACTGCGCCAAATAAGATTAACGTTTGGACGGTGGCGCCTCTAGTGGCGAGATGATAGTAGCAGGTGGAGGCGGAACGTATCCGACAATGACGATATTTCTCGTGTAGTGGAGTGGCCAGCCTCTGTTTGGATTATTTTCGCCGTAATCCGAGGAAAGAGGGGCTGTTTCGACCGCATATACATAGACTCATAAAAATATGGGGTGGTGCGAGTAGCAACGATGGTCTCTCATGTTTTTCGTAATTGAATGTTTGAAAAGGTCGCGAATTTTTTGGTAAAGTTTGGAAAATATCTTCGAACAGCCAGCAGTAAAAATTCACGAACTAACACTGAGTTCTCTCCGCGAACTTAAGTTAGTTTAAAGCTGGTTAGTCCGCGATTCTttcctaaaataataaatttcgaaGAAAGAGTGGTAAAAAGTCAGCCGAAGCGTAAAGGCTCTGGAATCCATTGGTAAGAAGATGCCGTATGTGCTGAATCACATAGCGCTAGCAATAGTAATTAGTTATAATCCCTGTGAgggcaaatattttcctcctccgtAAATATCGAATTTTTACAGCACATGGTTAGATATCAATTACGAgtggaaaaaacatttctttctaAAGCATGGAACGTACAACACTCATCAAAGTcattccaatttaaaaattctccCTGGCGAAAGAAAAATGCTGctcttttaagttttatttaagaCAAATACATAGTGCCGGAGTAACACACACCTGTTTGCAGACCAAGGAATGGACAAGAAAGTCCGACGAGATAAAAGGGGGAATGAACCTTTTGGAGATTCCAAAGGACAAGTCGCTCGAAtaaagagaaacccggcgttggcattagtgTACTCCTAGCGAAATGCGCCTGGGAgcccacggcttaacgtcccacccgacggacggtgAGCTACCCTTCAAGTACCCTCCTCAAGGTACTCAATTAGGGATCGGACTGCGTCAGAAAAAATCTCTGCCCATCATCAGCACTATCGTAACTATCCCTATTATCTCCCTATGAATCTTCCATGAAAACTCGGTACTAAGTTTCTAGGTCTTATactaatactagctgacccggcgaacttcgtagcgcctaacaatcaatgaacttacagtttacttacaccatttataaatcaagagcggctgtatcgtttttaatcatgtttaatttattaataaaataaggatacaatttcaataaaactacgtaaatgagtaccaaaattgcttgtcagaaagacattttctttattgaatctacatagggtgaatcggagcacgtttacgcggatttttttcaacaaattttcttacgttttagcttaagaaattttgggcatcgtggtttaataaagcagttcatgaaataaaaattatacgcattcagttgttggctatttgcgttattagctgtaaaaaaatgtttttaggtccaagtctgttgcatacacttggcccattcagggggcaggttgacacgaccccagaccgacgcttgactgacgctcaaaatcgtgcaagaaaagcccctatgaagcagcattcgcaccCTTTATAGGTCATTGGGATAATAATTTCCCACCCCCTTCTAACGTGAATGAATTCTTTGCTACCTCATCTAAACCCtgattgtttttgtttctttgtCTCTCTATctttgtgaaattaatttaaatgtatttttaaaagttattaattagacaggagcattttttaagtattgacaattccttattttcatagtttttcctcaaaatccaatttctgtgttttttgctcgataaaattggtatttatattttccactcttttagtaatttacatttatgaaatgaatactattcaattacgttttcttttattcactttatattttttatttatgataattattaatttattttcaaaatattttttttacgaatatttacATGTTGAAGTCATTTTCATTATACCACAATTCAAGTTATTTCATTCTTTACAATTATTCTAATATAATATGCaatatttcaaataacaattGTTGCAACTATTACGTAACTATGCGATTAGCGCAGCTCTTGAGTGGTCTCTCCTCCCCAGGCTCCGCCAAGTTGTgacgtcatttttttttttcacgcgATGAACTAGCTCAGCAGGCAAGACGGACGGCTCTTTTTTCGGCTAGGTGAACCGCTTACTTGTTATCAGCTGTTGACAAATATAGAGCTGGAGAGGAAATCTTCACGATATACGAGTGGGTAAAATGTAACTCAAATTATTTACATCGTATCGCTTGCACTCAACAGTGGTCGACTTGACGAATATTCAGGCTCTGCTAATTATCtttcaaaaactaaatatgtCTAGTTTGTGTCCTTTTGAGATcgtagctatgaaaaggatatTTCTCAGTAGGCTCATTTCGCAGCAGTCTTCCTCAGAAACTTACAAAGAGCAGAACCTCTGCTGCACAGTTGGAAGAGAGATACTAGAAAATAGGGGATTATTTTCAAAGAGGTACGTTCATGTTTTTTTACATGTTGATAACCGaagtcttttcataatttttctcgttGACACACAGTTCTACATTACTTTATTTCGTTTCATGAATAAATGATTCCTCAAATTTTAGCCATGGAAAATTTATCGGCAAGAGAAATAGAGCTTGCACTGCTGGAAATTACAGATGATCAGGCATGTAATTCAGACTTCGGCGGAGACTCAGATGCCGATGACGGAGACCCAGTTCAATCAAAAAGAGATTGTACTGCAAAGAAAGCAAGGAAGTCCATCCCAGTGCGATTGTCGCCCGAGTCCATGATCCCTGGTACATCGGGCATTCAAGCCAAGGGGAAAAGGAAGATCGAGGCTAGTACCTTGAAGACAGTTGTTGAGGGTGAGTCGGAGTCTGATGACTCAGATTACGTTCCCGAAGATTACAGCAGTGATTCGTCCTCAGTGTCAGTGCAGTCTATAAGAGGGAAATTTTCTAACTCCAGTGAAAGTGAACCCGAAGGTGGAGTAAGGATCTTCGACCATGATGAAACAGAAGAGTTCAGATGGAGTAAATGGGGGAGAGATCCTAAAACGTTCACTGATGCTTCATTCAATCAGCATATAGGCCCAAATATTGCTCCGAAAGATTTACATTCTCCGCTAGCATTTCTCTTACATTTCATCACGGATGCATTTCTCGTTGAAGCTGTGGCACAGTCTAATTTGTATGCCGAACAACACGAGCAGAATTTAGAACTAACCGTTGAGGAACTCAAAGCATGGCTagggattattatttttatgggattCCATTACTTGCCCAGCATCAGGTTGTTTTGGTCGACAGATGAAAACTTTCATTGTGAACGAGTTGCTCGTATCATGTCattgaatagatttttaaaaatattgcgctTTTTACACATCAATGACAACACTAAAATGCCCCCCAGAGGGTCACAGAATTTTGACCGTCTCTATAAAATTCGCCCGTTGCTGAATCAGTTGTCCGAAACATTTCCCTCGGCATATTCACCTTCTAGGTTCCTTTCTATTGATGAGAGCATGGTAGCATTCAAAGGGAGATCCACAATGAAGCAGTATATGCCTCTAAAACCAATAAAACGGGGATTCAAGGTGTGGCTTATGTGTTGTGCTGCTACCGGCTATTTGGTTTCTTTTGATGTATATACAGGGAGGGATGGTGACGGATGTCCCGCTAAAGGTCTCGGGGGAAAAGTGGTTAGTAAACTTAGCAAAGGTCTTGAGGGATTGTTCTATTGTCTTTtctttgatagttttttttcttctttattgctTATGTCcgatcttttgaaaaaaaaaatatttagttgtgCAACAATAAGACCAaaccgaaaatattttcctgatggCGAGCTGGTAAAGAATAATAGGATGAAGAAGATGGATATTGACTATGCCATGGCAGGGGACATCAGTGTATGCAAGTGgctcgatcgtggaaaaaaacctGTATGTGTAGTGAGTACGATGCACAATCCAGCAAATCCTACTAAAGTTCTGAGGAGAAATAGAATTGGCAACCGCGAAGAAGTGCCATGTACAGAGGCTATTgtggattacaataaatatatgggTGGAGTAGACAGGTTTGATCAATACCTATCTACATATAGTATCGCGAAAAAATCACGTCGATGGTGggtaaaatttttttactatttttttgactGTGCCATAGTGAATAGCTTTATTGTGTATAAATAAATACTGAAGCATAAGGGGCAAAAACACTTGAGTCATCTAAATTACAGGTCAAAACTGGTGAATGAACTAATTGGTAACTACTGTTCTAAGAAAAAATCAGGTTATTTGCCAATGAAAGGCTATGCAAAAAAGCGAAGAAGCTCAACCGGTGCTGAAACAGTGAAAAATACAATTCGACTTATGAATGTAGGTTTGCAtatgccagaaaaaattgaaacatatcgGAGATGTGCAAGTTGTAGtaccaaaaagaaagagaaaaggagcaACGTAATATGTAAAGAATGCAATGTGGCTCTGTGTAAGGACTGTTTCAGTCAATTTCACAAGTCGTAATGCgcaaaattatgttatttataggagtgaaaattctttttttatcagtattttgtCAATGTAAAGTATTTTGTAAACGCAGGAGATAAAAGTTCATTCACTctcccaataaaaaaaattatctaagataatttgttcatatttatcaGAAAGAATCAGCACAGAAAGGTTTATCATTGTACCAAAATGTATAAGGTGAAGTAAGGATTGCCCCTTGAACGAAACGCAACCCTCAACGCGTGAAACTGCAATAAGTTGAATGttaaatttgcaacaaaaaacgcataaggaaaaaattgtataaatagttatttatttatgaaataataataaatcattcagTAAAAGATGGTGGCTGTACATAAAAATATAGAGGACATATTAAACTtgcaaaaattctaaattttttaaagtttatagtaaaaaataacattttgggataaaaatttagaaaaaaaactttttatttaatcatgtaaaatattcattatgcaCCCTGccaaattttg
It includes:
- the LOC124173957 gene encoding uncharacterized protein LOC124173957, whose protein sequence is MENLSAREIELALLEITDDQACNSDFGGDSDADDGDPVQSKRDCTAKKARKSIPVRLSPESMIPGTSGIQAKGKRKIEASTLKTVVEGESESDDSDYVPEDYSSDSSSVSVQSIRGKFSNSSESEPEGGVRIFDHDETEEFRWMSHSGGSRCQTGEAGG